A window from Triticum aestivum cultivar Chinese Spring chromosome 6D, IWGSC CS RefSeq v2.1, whole genome shotgun sequence encodes these proteins:
- the LOC123144084 gene encoding RING-H2 finger protein ATL56, translating to MAPPAAGRPSASAAPEPPLREAAKRRRAPACAGAWARILSLGVRGAVMVAALVLFLLFAAAAVILMLALLVAARAFRQQGRRRHRAPPDSSAPPPPPAVGLPSAKIRLLPSFVPCPCDGGGGGDGDPSSPRICPVCLDAARAGERWRALPACGHAFHAACVDRWLLLSPGCPVCRATVSVPVS from the coding sequence ATGGCTCCGCCTGCCGCCGGCAGGCCCTCGGCCTCCGCCGCGCCGGAGCCTCCCCTGCGGGAGGCCGCCAAGCGCCGACGCGCCCCCGCGTGCGCCGGCGCTTGGGCGCGCATCCTCTCCTTGGGCGTGCGGGGCGCCGTGATGGTCGCCGCGCTCGTGCTCTTCCTACTCTTCGCCGCCGCCGCGGTCATCCTCATGCTTGCGCTCCTCGTCGCCGCGCGCGCCTTCCGCCAGCAGGGCCGCCGCCGGCACCGCGCCCCGCCCGACTcctccgctccgccgccgccccccgccgtcGGCCTCCCGTCCGCCAAAATCCGCCTCCTGCCCAGCTTCGTGCCCTGCCcgtgcgatggcggcggcggcggcgacggcgaccctTCCTCGCCGCGGATCTGCCCCGTCTGCCTCGACGCTGCACGCGCCGGGGAGCGGTGGCGCGCGCTGCCCGCCTGTGGCCACGCGTTCCACGCCGCCTGCGTCGACCGGTGGCTCCTCTTGTCGCCGGGGTGCCCCGTCTGCCGCGCCACGGTGTCCGTCCCCGTCAGCTGA